Proteins found in one Homalodisca vitripennis isolate AUS2020 chromosome 4, UT_GWSS_2.1, whole genome shotgun sequence genomic segment:
- the LOC124360885 gene encoding uncharacterized protein LOC124360885 isoform X2: protein MYRLLLLVSACLGAHHPEVLGEEPDPEDVDRDPRVSCYDGFPSGQCAARCHSSDTAPACLKGGACVCQSLAPPPVLGPSLVLQQLAEEARLESWTTIQDIVLDSALVYLAVACLLYYCRRRCSRRKSPTVSI from the exons ATGTACAGACTCCTGCTTCTGGTTTCTGCATGTCTGGGAGCCCATCATCCTGAAGTCCTAGGGGAGGAACCAGATCCTGAGGACGTGG ACCGAGACCCGAGGGTGAGTTGCTACGATGGCTTCCCTAGCGGCCAGTGCGCCGCCCGCTGCCACAGCTCTGACACTGCCCCCGCCTGCCTGAAGGGCGGCGCCTGCGTGTGCCAGTCCCTGGCGCCACCCCCAGTCCTCGGGCCCTCCCTGGTACTCCAACAGCTCGCGGAAGAGGCCCGTCTGGAGTCCTGGACCACGATCCAGGACATCGTCCTCGACTCCGCACTCGTATACCTCGCCGTCGCCTGTCTCCTCTACTACTGTCGCAGGAGGTGCTCACGCAGAAAGTCACCCACCGTCAGCATCTAG
- the LOC124360885 gene encoding uncharacterized protein LOC124360885 isoform X1: MYRLLLLVSACLGAHHPEVLGEEPDPEDVDNGQCIPIRCEMGVPPKQCISLCALRHYLPTCHPPGDFCLCKRLVGNSVELVSPDEVLDQPEEPQVHYSVLAVFVPLRDFFFQDASEEEEVIFPTAETYASVNVHEGRLFWDFRYILTGLFLLMVALVVYELIMCRAQSRQDRLETGEPIKWILT; this comes from the exons ATGTACAGACTCCTGCTTCTGGTTTCTGCATGTCTGGGAGCCCATCATCCTGAAGTCCTAGGGGAGGAACCAGATCCTGAGGACGTGG ACAACGGGCAATGTATCCCTATAAGGTGCGAGATGGGGGTTCCGCCCAAACAGTGTATCAGCCTCTGCGCCCTCCGCCACTACCTCCCCACCTGCCACCCTCCGGGCGATTTCTGCCTCTGCAAGCGTTTAGTCGGTAACTCCGTCGAGCTCGTCAGTCCAGACGAGGTGTTGGACCAGCCTGAGGAGCCTCAGGTGCACTACAGCGTCTTGGCCGTCTTCGTACCTTTGAGGGACTTCTTTTTCCAGGATGCTTCCGAGGAAGAAGAGGTTATTTTTCCCACGGCCGAGACCTACGCCAGTGTCAACGTCCACGAAGGAAGACTCTTCTGGGACTTCCGGTACATCCTGACCGGACTCTTCCTCCTGATGGTGGCTCTGGTGGTCTACGAGTTGATCATGTGTAGAGCGCAGTCTCGTCAAGACAGGCTCGAGACTGGAGAACCAATCAAGTGGATTTTAACATGA